The following coding sequences are from one Schizosaccharomyces osmophilus chromosome 1, complete sequence window:
- the coa1 gene encoding cytochrome c oxidase assembly protein Coa1, translated as MIALLQFNIPKVGLPTLTSVRGTWSMKNSIQSLFWRPRSHKPSLFSRTHNLFLERAFQQRVAFFHTSRVSSVFELSPRRKLPDVSEFSPNNKRIPSLFAFFCFVWAACAFYAIHYGKQNSNVTQIVMYRVQHSKEALKLLGENIQFRYPFPWIKGKLHKRYGIIDISFEVTGSQNLGIVHYKSQRFGPIPHWVELECSLISNGKTVPLNSLEYDNQW; from the exons ATGATTGCATTACTACAGTTTAATATCCCAAAAGTCGGTCTACCCACGTTAACTTCGGTTCGTGGTACGTGGAGTATGAAAAATTCGATTCAAAG TTTATTCTGGCGTCCAAGAAGTCATAAACCATCACTTTTTTCTAGAACACATAACTTATTTCTTGAACGGGCCTTTCAACAACGGGTTGCCTTCTTTCATACATCTCGTGTTTCTTCCGTTTTTGAATTGTCTCCCCGGAGAAAACTTCCTGATGTTTCTGAATTCTCTCCAAATAACAAACGTATTCCATctctctttgcttttttttgttttgtatgGGCCGCTTGTGCGTTTTATGCCATTCATtatggtaaacaaaactcCAATGTTACGCAAATTGTAATGTATCGAGTGCAACATTCCAAAGAAGCACTCAAACTTTTAGGCGAGAATATCCAATTTAGGTACCCATTCCCTTGGATTAAAGGCAAACTTCATAAACGATATGGCATAATAGATATATCTTTTGAAGTAACCGGCTCTCAAAACTTGGGTATTGTTCATTACAAGAGTCAACGCTTTGGTCCTATACCTCATTGGGTTGAGCTGGAATGCTCTTTAATTTCTAATGGAAAGACAGTTCCTCTCAACTCTTTAGAATATGATAATCAATGGTGA
- the pac3 gene encoding proteasome assembly chaperone Pac3, whose amino-acid sequence MVTYERSVVSPLVLNEDMSSLPEIGVRTILGDRDDFKAQWGQLLAGQVGSLLAKQQIHNTGNSKVPKLCLGLHVPWELSDEKNGDLVVYIMELIQKVRVW is encoded by the coding sequence ATGGTGACTTATGAAAGAAGTGTTGTTTCACCTCTAGTGCTCAATGAAGACATGTCTTCCTTACCAGAAATAGGTGTGAGAACCATTCTTGGTGATAGAGATGATTTTAAAGCACAATGGGGTCAGTTACTTGCCGGTCAGGTTGGTTCGCTGCTCGCAAAGCAACAAATACATAACACaggaaattcaaaagtccCTAAATTATGCTTAGGCCTCCATGTTCCTTGGGAATTGTCAGATGAAAAAAACGGTGACTTGGTAGTCTATATTATGGAACTGATTCAAAAAGTACGAGTATGGTAA
- the pab2 gene encoding poly(A) binding protein Pab2 yields MSEQEAMDTQEKELREMKERVAEMEAEAAKLRDMQEQLDTEGEALRNDRESIDAQSVYVGNVDYSVTPEELQSHFGSCGSINRVTILCDKFTGHPKGFAYVEFSEPSLIPNALLLNGSMLHERPLKVTPKRTNIPGMARGRGRGRGRGRGRGGYRGRARGFAPY; encoded by the exons ATGAGTGAACAAGAGGCTATGGATACGCAGGAAAAG GAACTTCGTGAAATGAAAGAGCGTGTTGCTGAAATGGAAGCAGAAGCAGCGAAGCTTCGAGATATGCAAGAACAACTTGACACTGAAGGAGAAGCATTGCGAAACGATCGTGAATCCATTGACGCTCAAAGTGTTTACGTTGGAAATGTCGATTATAGTGTTACCCCCGAAGAACTACAAAGCCATTTTGGTAGCTGCGGCTCTATAAATCGTGTCACAATTCTTTGTGATAAGTTTACAGGACACCCAAAAGG TTTTGCTTATGTTGAATTTTCTGAACCTAGTTTGATACCAAATGCTTTATTATTGAATGGATCGATGCTTCATGAGCGTCCCCTAAAG GTGACCCCAAAACGCACGAACATACCTGGAATGGCCCGTGGACGTGGTAGAGGCCGAGGACGTGGTCGTGGACGTGGTGGCTATCGGGGAAGAGCCCGTGGTTTTGCACCTTACTAG